The proteins below are encoded in one region of Metabacillus dongyingensis:
- a CDS encoding TetR/AcrR family transcriptional regulator: MTKREVHASVKDERLVQKRRDQMIKGAVNLFKQKGFHRTTTREIAKAAGFSIGTLYEYIRQKEDVLYLVCDTIYDQVRDRLEKDIDIKQGTIESLKVAIANYFKVVDEMQDEVLVMYQEAKSLSRDALPYVLQKEIEMVGMFEKVIAGCVDKGEISLSLRERELLAHNIFVQGQMWGFRRWALQRNYTLDEYIEVQTKLILQGVGKNGNHTK, translated from the coding sequence ATGACGAAACGTGAAGTGCATGCTTCTGTCAAAGATGAGCGGCTTGTTCAAAAACGCCGTGACCAAATGATTAAAGGTGCGGTAAATCTCTTTAAGCAAAAAGGATTCCACCGCACAACCACAAGAGAAATTGCAAAGGCTGCGGGATTCAGCATCGGCACGCTGTATGAATACATCAGACAAAAGGAAGATGTGCTGTATCTAGTCTGTGACACGATTTATGACCAGGTTCGCGACAGACTGGAGAAAGACATTGATATTAAGCAGGGCACAATTGAAAGCTTAAAGGTTGCCATTGCAAACTATTTCAAAGTTGTCGATGAAATGCAGGATGAGGTGCTTGTCATGTACCAGGAGGCAAAGTCACTGTCGCGTGATGCTCTCCCGTACGTCCTGCAAAAAGAAATCGAAATGGTCGGGATGTTTGAAAAAGTGATTGCAGGCTGCGTGGATAAAGGAGAAATCTCGCTTTCCTTAAGGGAGCGGGAATTATTGGCGCACAATATATTCGTTCAGGGGCAAATGTGGGGGTTCAGAAGATGGGCTCTGCAAAGAAATTACACGTTGGATGAGTATATTGAAGTTCAGACAAAACTGATTCTTCAAGGGGTAGGAAAAAACGGGAATCATACGAAATAA
- a CDS encoding acyl-CoA dehydrogenase, protein MFFKLSDEHEMIRKMVRDFAKNEVEPTAAERDEEERFDRALFDKMAELGLTGIPWPEEYGGIGSDYLAYVIAIEELSRVCASIGVTLSAHTSLAGWPVFKFGTEEQKQKYLKPMAQGEKIGAYGLTEPGSGSDAGGMRTTAKLNGDHYVLNGSKIFITNGGIADTYIVFAVTDPESKHKGTSAFIVEKDFKGFSVGKKESKLGIRSSPTTEIIFEDCIVPKENLLGQEGEGFKIAMMTLDGGRNGIAAQAVGIAQGALDASVAYAKERQQFGKPIAMQQGIGFKLADMATTVEASRLLTYQAAWLESEGLPYGKESAMSKLFAGDTAMKVTTEAVQVFGGYGYTKDYPVERYMRDAKITQIYEGTQEIQRLVISRMITK, encoded by the coding sequence ATGTTTTTTAAACTATCAGATGAGCATGAAATGATTCGCAAAATGGTAAGAGACTTCGCTAAAAATGAAGTAGAGCCTACAGCTGCAGAACGCGACGAGGAAGAGCGTTTTGACCGTGCACTTTTTGACAAAATGGCGGAGCTTGGCTTAACAGGCATTCCCTGGCCAGAAGAATACGGCGGCATTGGCAGCGACTACTTAGCGTATGTCATTGCGATTGAAGAGCTTTCACGAGTGTGCGCGTCGATTGGAGTTACCTTATCTGCCCATACATCACTTGCGGGCTGGCCTGTTTTCAAATTCGGAACAGAAGAACAAAAACAGAAGTATTTGAAGCCAATGGCACAGGGCGAAAAGATCGGCGCTTACGGATTAACTGAGCCAGGTTCAGGCTCTGACGCAGGCGGCATGAGAACGACGGCTAAATTAAACGGCGACCATTACGTACTTAATGGTTCTAAGATCTTCATCACAAACGGAGGAATTGCCGATACGTATATCGTGTTTGCTGTAACAGATCCTGAAAGCAAGCATAAAGGCACAAGCGCGTTTATCGTTGAAAAAGACTTCAAGGGCTTCTCTGTGGGCAAGAAAGAAAGCAAGCTTGGCATTCGTTCCTCGCCGACAACAGAAATCATCTTTGAAGATTGCATCGTGCCAAAAGAAAACCTGCTTGGTCAAGAAGGAGAAGGCTTTAAAATTGCCATGATGACACTTGACGGCGGCCGAAATGGAATTGCTGCTCAAGCTGTCGGAATCGCCCAAGGCGCTCTTGATGCTTCTGTTGCTTATGCGAAAGAACGCCAGCAGTTCGGAAAACCGATTGCGATGCAGCAGGGTATTGGCTTTAAATTGGCTGATATGGCTACAACGGTTGAAGCATCCCGTCTCTTAACCTATCAGGCTGCATGGCTTGAATCAGAAGGGCTGCCTTATGGAAAAGAATCGGCCATGTCAAAGCTTTTTGCAGGGGATACTGCAATGAAGGTGACAACAGAAGCTGTTCAGGTTTTCGGCGGCTACGGCTATACAAAAGATTACCCAGTAGAACGGTATATGAGGGATGCAAAAATCACTCAAATCTATGAGGGAACACAGGAGATTCAAAGACTGGTGATCTCTAGGATGATTACAAAATAA
- a CDS encoding acyl-CoA dehydrogenase yields the protein MNIRFTEEQEMMRKMVRDFAQTEIEPFVEKMEQGEFPKEILRKMGSLGLMGIPIPEEYGGAGMDFTSYIIAIHELSKVSATVGVILSVHTSVGTNPILYFGSEEQKKKYIPKLASGEYLGAFCLTEPGSGSDAGSLKTKAVKKDDKYILNGSKVFITNGGEADTYIVFASTNHAAGTKGISAFVVEKDTKGLVIGKDEHKMGLYGSRTVQLSFEDAEVPFENLLGEEGDGFKIAMANLDVGRIGIAAQSLGIAQAALENSINYAKERVQFGKPIAAQQGIGFKLADMATSVESSELLTYRAAFLRQNGLPCGKEASMAKLFASKTAMEVAIEAIQVYGGYGYTKDYPVERYFRDAKVCEIYEGTSEIQRIVISKHILN from the coding sequence ATGAATATTCGCTTCACAGAAGAGCAGGAAATGATGAGGAAGATGGTTCGGGATTTTGCTCAAACAGAAATCGAGCCGTTTGTTGAAAAAATGGAGCAGGGAGAATTTCCAAAAGAGATTCTCCGTAAAATGGGTTCACTTGGTCTAATGGGAATTCCAATACCTGAGGAATACGGCGGGGCAGGTATGGATTTTACCTCTTACATTATTGCCATCCACGAGCTATCAAAAGTAAGTGCGACAGTCGGGGTCATTCTAAGCGTTCATACATCAGTCGGCACAAATCCGATTCTTTATTTTGGATCAGAAGAGCAGAAAAAGAAGTATATTCCAAAGCTTGCAAGCGGCGAATACTTAGGGGCTTTCTGTTTAACGGAGCCAGGATCAGGATCTGACGCAGGCAGTTTAAAAACAAAAGCGGTTAAAAAAGACGACAAATACATTTTGAATGGATCTAAGGTGTTTATTACAAATGGAGGAGAAGCAGACACGTATATCGTGTTTGCGTCAACAAATCACGCGGCGGGCACAAAGGGGATTTCAGCATTTGTTGTTGAAAAGGATACGAAGGGCCTTGTGATTGGGAAAGATGAGCACAAAATGGGGCTTTATGGGTCACGGACTGTCCAGCTTTCCTTCGAAGATGCTGAGGTTCCGTTTGAAAACCTTCTTGGGGAAGAAGGAGACGGGTTTAAAATTGCCATGGCCAATCTGGATGTGGGGAGAATCGGAATCGCTGCCCAATCACTTGGCATCGCGCAGGCTGCGCTTGAGAACTCCATCAACTATGCAAAAGAGCGTGTTCAATTCGGCAAGCCGATCGCGGCTCAGCAAGGCATCGGTTTTAAACTTGCAGACATGGCAACAAGTGTTGAATCCTCTGAACTTCTGACATACAGAGCCGCTTTCTTAAGGCAGAACGGACTTCCTTGCGGAAAAGAAGCGTCAATGGCTAAGCTGTTCGCCTCAAAAACAGCGATGGAGGTTGCCATAGAAGCGATTCAAGTATACGGCGGCTATGGCTATACAAAAGATTATCCGGTCGAACGTTACTTCAGGGACGCAAAAGTGTGCGAGATTTATGAAGGAACCAGCGAGATTCAAAGAATCGTCATCAGTAAACATATCTTAAATTAA
- a CDS encoding 3-hydroxybutyryl-CoA dehydrogenase: MSIQNVMVIGAGQMGAGIAQVCAMAGYKVYLNDLKEEFVQKGFAAIDKNLQRQVDKEKMTAEQKHEILGRLTASIDLQDAAQTDLVIEAAVENMKIKSDIFAKLDEVTPEQTILATNTSSLPITEIAAATKRPEKVIGMHFMNPVPVMKLVEIIRGLATSEEVYQAIEDMTKTLKKVPVEVNDFPGFVSNRILMPMINEAIYTLYEGVAEKEAIDEVMKLGMNHPMGPLTLADFIGLDTCLYIMETLHEGFGDDKYRPCPLLRKYVKAGWLGRKTGRGFYSYEG, translated from the coding sequence ATGAGTATTCAAAATGTAATGGTTATCGGGGCAGGTCAAATGGGTGCAGGCATTGCGCAGGTTTGTGCAATGGCAGGATACAAGGTTTACTTGAATGATTTAAAAGAAGAATTCGTTCAAAAGGGATTTGCTGCGATTGATAAAAATCTTCAAAGACAAGTAGATAAAGAAAAAATGACAGCGGAGCAAAAGCACGAAATCTTAGGCAGATTGACAGCTTCCATAGATCTTCAGGATGCAGCACAAACAGATTTAGTGATTGAGGCAGCTGTTGAAAATATGAAGATCAAATCAGATATTTTTGCGAAGCTTGATGAGGTTACACCAGAGCAGACCATTCTTGCGACAAATACTTCTTCTTTGCCAATTACAGAGATCGCAGCCGCAACAAAGCGTCCTGAAAAAGTAATCGGCATGCATTTTATGAATCCGGTGCCTGTGATGAAGCTGGTTGAAATTATCCGCGGTCTTGCAACGAGTGAAGAAGTCTATCAGGCGATTGAAGATATGACGAAAACATTGAAAAAGGTTCCGGTTGAAGTCAATGATTTTCCGGGTTTCGTCTCAAACAGAATTCTGATGCCGATGATCAATGAAGCCATCTACACTCTGTACGAAGGGGTTGCAGAGAAAGAAGCGATTGATGAAGTGATGAAGCTCGGAATGAATCATCCGATGGGCCCGCTCACACTTGCTGACTTTATCGGTCTTGATACATGTCTTTATATTATGGAAACACTTCACGAAGGCTTTGGCGATGATAAATACCGTCCATGTCCGCTTCTCAGAAAATATGTAAAAGCTGGATGGCTTGGCCGCAAAACTGGCAGAGGTTTTTATTCATACGAGGGTTAA
- a CDS encoding acetyl-CoA C-acetyltransferase, with protein sequence MNRTVIVSGVRTPFGKFGGGLSSLTASELGGIAIKEALKRANVNAEEVDEVIMGSVLQGGQGQIPSRQAARHADIPWNVKTETINKVCASGMRSVTLADQIIRAGDEEVIVAGGMESMSNAPYIMPKARWGLRMGDAKVQDLMVHDGLTCSFTGVHMGTYGNETASDLEISREAQDEWALRSHKRTVAAIESGKLGEEIVSVEIPQRKGDPLKIEHDEAPRKDTSIERLSKLKPVFNQAGTITAGNAPGVNDGAGALVLMSEERAKQEGKQPIAAIIGHTSIALEAKDFPKTPGLVILELLKKTGKKLEEIDLFEINEAFSAVALASNQLAGLDPEKVNVNGGAVALGHPIGASGARIIITLIHELKRRGGGIGIAAICSGGGQGDAIMVEV encoded by the coding sequence ATGAATCGAACAGTGATCGTAAGCGGTGTTAGAACACCATTTGGAAAATTTGGAGGAGGCCTCAGTTCCCTTACGGCCTCAGAGCTTGGAGGCATTGCCATTAAAGAAGCCTTGAAGCGTGCAAATGTAAACGCGGAAGAGGTGGATGAAGTTATTATGGGATCTGTTCTGCAAGGCGGTCAGGGGCAAATTCCTTCCCGTCAGGCTGCAAGACATGCAGACATTCCCTGGAACGTAAAAACAGAAACCATCAACAAAGTATGTGCATCAGGAATGAGAAGTGTCACGCTGGCTGATCAAATCATCCGTGCAGGAGATGAAGAGGTCATTGTAGCAGGCGGAATGGAATCAATGAGCAATGCTCCGTACATCATGCCTAAAGCAAGATGGGGCTTGCGTATGGGAGATGCCAAGGTTCAGGATTTAATGGTCCATGATGGTCTTACGTGCAGCTTTACTGGGGTTCACATGGGCACGTACGGAAATGAAACAGCATCAGACTTGGAAATTTCAAGAGAAGCACAGGATGAGTGGGCACTAAGAAGCCACAAACGTACAGTTGCAGCGATCGAATCAGGGAAATTGGGCGAAGAAATCGTGAGTGTAGAGATTCCGCAGCGTAAAGGGGATCCCCTTAAAATAGAGCACGATGAAGCTCCGAGAAAAGATACATCGATTGAAAGATTGTCTAAGTTAAAACCAGTCTTTAATCAAGCCGGCACCATTACGGCAGGAAATGCACCGGGAGTCAATGACGGCGCGGGAGCTCTTGTACTGATGAGCGAAGAACGTGCAAAGCAAGAAGGAAAGCAGCCGATTGCGGCGATTATCGGTCATACATCCATTGCGCTTGAAGCGAAGGATTTTCCGAAAACACCAGGACTTGTCATTCTTGAGCTTCTGAAAAAAACAGGCAAGAAGCTTGAAGAAATTGATTTGTTTGAAATAAATGAGGCATTTTCAGCAGTCGCTTTAGCAAGCAATCAGCTGGCGGGACTCGATCCTGAAAAAGTAAATGTAAACGGCGGAGCCGTAGCTCTAGGGCATCCAATTGGAGCGAGCGGGGCACGAATCATTATTACATTAATTCATGAGCTGAAAAGACGCGGCGGCGGAATCGGCATTGCGGCAATCTGCAGCGGCGGAGGCCAGGGCGACGCAATTATGGTAGAAGTATAA
- a CDS encoding (Fe-S)-binding protein, whose amino-acid sequence MEALLWINFAAFILVTAYGASLFIYLIRSRMAYIKLGKKTEFDQQLNERLKNIMVNVFGQKKLLKDKKSGIMHVMFFYGFILVQFGALDFIIKGLLPDKHLPLGPLYPGFTFFQELVTLMILVAVVWAFYRRYIEKLVRLKKNFKAGLVLIFIGGLMLSVLLGNGMNLIWHNHELTWTEPIASSFAYLLSFVGETGAAVIFYISWWVHLLILLTFLVYVPQSKHAHLLAGPANVYFGRLSNPGKLEKIDFEDESQESFGVGKIEDFKQTQLIDLYACVECGRCTNMCPATGTGKMLSPMDLILRLRDHLTEKGAAVTSMSPWVPTYAFAGTKGNQLAAMASGQGSQEAAATIEYNPSLIGEIITEEEIWACTTCRNCEDQCPVMNEHVDKIIDMRRYLVLTEGKMDPDAQRAMTNIERQGNPWGLNRKEREDWREARDDVHVPTVKEMSKAGEEFEYLFWVGSMGSYDNRSQKIALSFAKLLNEAGVKFAILGNKEKNSGDTPRRLGNEFLFQELATKNIDEFQKNEIRKIVTIDPHAYNIFKNEYPDFGLEAEVFHHTELLAKLVEEGRLVPKFEVNETITFHDSCYLGRYNEVYEPPREILKSIPGVKLVEMTRNRETGMCCGAGGGLMWMEEDAGSRINVARTNQALEVNPTVISSGCPYCLTMLSDGTKAKEVEETVSTYDVAELLEKAVLGEKKESVA is encoded by the coding sequence TTGGAAGCACTGTTATGGATCAATTTTGCTGCATTCATACTTGTAACCGCTTACGGAGCGAGTTTGTTTATTTACTTAATCCGTTCAAGAATGGCATACATCAAGCTCGGGAAGAAAACAGAGTTTGATCAGCAGTTAAATGAAAGACTGAAGAACATTATGGTCAATGTTTTCGGTCAAAAGAAGCTCCTCAAGGATAAAAAAAGCGGCATCATGCATGTGATGTTCTTTTACGGGTTTATTCTGGTACAGTTTGGAGCGCTTGACTTTATTATTAAAGGCTTACTGCCAGACAAACACCTTCCCCTTGGACCGCTTTATCCAGGCTTCACTTTCTTTCAGGAACTTGTCACTTTGATGATCCTGGTTGCGGTAGTATGGGCTTTTTACCGCAGGTACATTGAGAAGCTTGTGCGGTTAAAGAAAAACTTTAAAGCAGGTCTTGTTTTAATCTTTATCGGCGGCTTAATGCTGTCGGTTCTGCTCGGTAACGGAATGAACCTGATCTGGCACAATCATGAATTAACATGGACAGAACCAATTGCTTCAAGCTTTGCCTATTTGCTGAGCTTTGTCGGCGAGACAGGCGCTGCTGTTATCTTCTACATTTCATGGTGGGTGCATTTGCTGATTCTTTTAACGTTCTTAGTTTATGTGCCTCAATCAAAGCATGCTCACTTGCTTGCGGGTCCGGCGAATGTTTACTTCGGCCGTCTTTCAAACCCTGGAAAGCTTGAGAAGATTGATTTTGAGGATGAATCACAGGAATCATTCGGTGTTGGGAAAATTGAGGATTTCAAACAAACACAGCTGATTGATTTATATGCGTGTGTCGAATGCGGACGCTGTACAAATATGTGTCCTGCAACGGGAACAGGCAAAATGCTTTCTCCGATGGATTTAATTTTAAGGCTGCGTGATCATTTAACGGAAAAAGGGGCAGCAGTAACGTCAATGTCACCATGGGTGCCAACGTATGCTTTTGCCGGCACTAAGGGCAATCAGCTTGCAGCCATGGCATCAGGACAGGGCTCTCAGGAAGCAGCAGCGACGATTGAATATAACCCAAGCCTCATTGGCGAAATCATCACAGAAGAAGAAATCTGGGCTTGTACAACATGCCGCAACTGTGAAGATCAGTGTCCTGTTATGAATGAGCATGTAGACAAAATTATTGATATGCGCCGTTATCTAGTCTTGACAGAAGGAAAAATGGATCCTGATGCTCAGCGCGCCATGACAAACATCGAACGTCAGGGCAATCCATGGGGCCTTAACCGAAAAGAGCGTGAAGATTGGCGCGAGGCGCGCGACGACGTTCATGTTCCAACGGTAAAAGAAATGAGTAAAGCAGGCGAAGAGTTTGAATACCTGTTTTGGGTTGGATCCATGGGATCTTACGATAACCGCAGCCAGAAAATCGCATTATCTTTTGCGAAGCTTCTAAATGAAGCTGGAGTGAAGTTTGCGATTCTTGGAAACAAGGAAAAGAACTCGGGAGACACGCCTCGCCGCCTTGGAAATGAATTTTTATTCCAGGAGCTTGCGACGAAAAATATTGATGAATTTCAGAAGAATGAGATCAGGAAAATTGTCACCATTGATCCGCATGCGTACAATATTTTCAAAAATGAGTATCCTGATTTTGGACTAGAGGCAGAAGTGTTCCACCATACAGAGCTTCTAGCCAAGCTTGTAGAGGAAGGAAGACTTGTTCCTAAATTTGAAGTGAATGAGACGATTACCTTCCATGATTCCTGCTATTTGGGACGCTACAACGAAGTATATGAGCCGCCTCGCGAAATTTTGAAGTCCATACCGGGTGTGAAGCTTGTTGAAATGACCCGAAACCGTGAAACGGGAATGTGCTGCGGTGCAGGCGGCGGACTTATGTGGATGGAAGAGGATGCCGGTTCACGTATAAACGTGGCAAGAACAAATCAGGCGCTTGAAGTGAACCCGACCGTCATCAGCTCTGGCTGTCCATATTGCTTAACGATGCTGAGCGACGGAACGAAGGCAAAAGAAGTTGAAGAAACAGTAAGCACGTATGATGTAGCAGAACTTCTTGAAAAAGCGGTTCTCGGCGAGAAAAAAGAGAGCGTTGCTTAA